Part of the Quercus robur chromosome 5, dhQueRobu3.1, whole genome shotgun sequence genome, TATATAATATGCTCCACATTATTAGTATGCATGTACTTGATGAGATGATGTCAACCATACAACCATAAGAGTTGTCTCAACAGCCACTACACTTGCGAATGATGTCTGTCAATGAAACAATTAGCATAGTACTCATCCTGTCATGCATCCACAAAAGATACAAAAGACCAAACATTGAATGAATGAACTATATATAAACCCAACTATCAGAGACTGCGTTTGATTACCAAAAGACGGAGTGGTGAATGTCACTAAGGGTCATTCCATGCTGCAAATTGCAGTCTCGTACCATAACAAAAAGTTGTAGATACTGGCTAGGTAGAAGGTCCTGGTAGTGAGCAAAATAGGTCTTTCAAGTTCAAAGTACAGTAAAATAACAAGTTGTACTTTAAGATGTTCCAAAAAGTAGGAATTGAAGACTTATGAGTGGCTCTTTCTGAGAATCAAAGCTCAAGAAAGGCTCAATAGATAatgaatttacaattttttgacCCCCTGGGGAACTCCACCAACTGTTTCTCGAAGTCCCGTGCAAAATGGTTAACGGAATATATAACTATCTTGTCCAAGGCCACCGCATTCTTGAGCAAATTTTTTATGGCAGGCAGTTGGTCCTGCACTTCAGCATAACAAACTTTAATGCACCTGAGGTGTGATAAGAAACATGGAGGCACTGGGTCCAGTATACCATCAGCATTTTTGCAATTTACAGACAGATCGATCCCCTGAATTTTCATCATAAATCAAATGTTTTAACCATCACAGAACACCATCAAAACAAAATGGAAGAGTAACACAACTGTAAACATTGTATTGCATGTGAAGCTACCTTAGGAAATTCAAGGGTATTCAGACAAGGAAATTTTTCCAGTATCTTTGATAGTGCCACTCTATCAAGATATGTTGGACAGTCATCAAATTCCAAATGCATCACATTATTGAACATAGGAACATGGGGAAGGAGTTCTGCAGCAGAGTTTAGAACCTAAGAAAAGGGTAATGAAATGCATCATGATTAAAAGAGATTTCGGTGGCAAAGagcaaacaagaaaaacaaatgcaaGCATGACTGTACAATGGTGGAGCTAGGATTATGATCAGGAGATAACCAATGCATGAAATAACTTAGATTCAAGTattaacaaggaaaaaaaaaattaaaaagagggGCGCGGGGGTggcaaatgaaagaaagaaaaagtaatgcACTTAGAATATCTGCTCAATGACAAAGCCCAGAGTAGAATATAGACAATCCTCTATAATGACATACCTATTTAAAATTCTCTGTCATATTACTCAAAaagatattttcaaaaaaaaaaaagaagacaatcaATATTATAAAGCCTTCTTTGATCTCTTTTATTATATCAGGTGTTCAGAaaataaagcattttttttatagataagaCTACACTCAAACAAGTTTTAACCACTGATTTTGGTAGTATCATcacaaaactgaaatttttaactttcaaaTAATCTGCTTGACAATAAAATGGTTATATTACCAAAtggaaaacatttttgaaacaaaaattaagtAGGAACCATAAAATGGACAGTCAAACTTAGGTGAAATGGCATCAACATTAAAAAATGACTGCTAAGTAAAGCCTTTCATTTCATAATGTTTCCTCAGTCACATGTGATTGGTATGATGCTAAAGCCTCTACGTTGACATTAGCCTcatcatttaattttataacttgTTCAAGGCATTTTCAGAGTGAAAGAAGTGGCGGGGGGAAATCATACCGCTTTTCTGTTGATAAATCACATTAGACgttgaatatataattttataaagagagaggaaaacatACCTCAACAGCCCCATTAgaaagttttagttttttaatggtAGAGAGCCCACTAAGAAGCCTATACATGCGATAGGCAACTTGTCTTGCTGTCCAACCAGGGTAACAAACTTCAATCTCTACCCTTTCTAGTGAACATGAGTTATATAAGCAATAGTCATTGCAGAGTGGACCACAGTAAGTAAATGTTTTGAGGCCAGGTCCAAAAATCATGACCTGGCAACCATCCTTATCATTCGAATTTTCCCCATCATCTATTATGACCAGGCAATGAAGCTTGGGAGAAGAAATACTCACAGCTGTGAGATTCACCCAGAGACAGTCCTCTAAAAACATTTCCTCAAGGACTGGTAGTCCAGAAAATAGCTTCTGGGTTGAGTAGTCATCCAAAAATGTAACATTTTTAAAAGTCAAGATCTTGAGATTTGTGAAATAAATTGTAGGAGGAAGTTTGAGTACACAGGGCATATCAAATTGTAACTTTGTCAGTGTCACACAAGTAAACAAGCAACGAGGCAATGAAAATTGCTCTTCAAATATGGGGAGGTCGAGAACCAACTCTTGAACATTATGCCTTATTGCAGAAAAGATCCATGCTTTTATACGAGATGCATCGCCATCATGTAGATCATCACAATAGAGAGTGAATTGTTTGATATCAGAGGAGTCATGAAGAAGAAGCACTCTCTCCACAAAATTCATGCGAAGTGTTCTCTTAGCCTCGGATTCTATTTTAAAACCAAGATTTGGAATGGAAGTCCACAGGTATTCCCACCTCTTACAAAGTATGCTTGTTCTAACAGCATCATTTGTTGGAAGTAAGGAAATGATGTGTCGAAGAATCTCTTCAGGTAAATTCTCTAAACATTTGGTGTTCCCATCAACAATGCCTTGTTCTTCATTTAGCTTATGTTTTTTTGAACTTTGATAAAGACCACTTTCGTCCATTTTCAAATGGTTAGTTGGTTacctaatataaaaaaaaaaaaatatatatatatatatatatataaattaaataatacttCGTTAGCTATagaaatatgtaaaaaattaCACGGTAGAAAAATTTGTAGAAACGAAGATAAAAATATTCAGCTAACATGAGTTATtccaatattttcaaaatttcataatCTTGACCAGATTGATTGATCCATATATAAAAACATTCCCATTatgcaattattattattattttgagtggATATTATTTACATTCAGCTAAAAACCTAAAATGCGCTTTATGCCCTCTAAGTTTAGCATCACTTTTAAATCAGGCTCCTCGCCTTTCAAATCTTGCAATTTACACACTACTATTACAAATATGTCAATTTTCTATCCAAAACAACGTCGTTTTTTGGGTCAATTAACGGGAAGGGTATAAATTGCAAGTTTTCAAAGTCGAAGTCCTATTTTTAGAATTGACTATTACATTTCTACCACTACCAAAATTGAGAAGGTAACTACAAATTCAGAATTGTGCACTTTTATTCCACAGATAAAAGGCCATCAACTTAAGtgattctttgttttttttttttttccccacacaGCCACACCCATAAAACCTGAATATCTAGCCACCCTTGCAATTTGGACCTTATTCACCGGTTATTCACCAGCCATACTGGCCAATATTTTTTGTTCCAGCCAGTGAACCGATATCAAATTTCCTCTAAAACGTACCACTTGATACTGGACTGTATCAGAAAATCTAAATCAGGCAGTACAAAAacgtgaaaaaaagaaaaaagaaaaagaaaaagagaaattagTGGCAGAACTCACATTGATGTGATTATCACGTTTCCAGTTGGCATCCCCACGTTGCCGGCCATCTCCCTCTCCGACTCCTCAAGCCCTTTCTTCTaattcttctccttcttcttatGCTTTGGTAGTTTGGTTGGAccatcatttatttttcttttgttttatgtgGCTCTTGGTTTATGAGCCAGAGCCACCTAGACCTCTCATGTgaatttattgtattgttttgaaacttgaaacaactctttgcatatttttttttggttttttttggtagaacTGTTGGATATTTCAATTTTACACAACAAGCCTTTCGTTTGGTATCATGTAAGtgcgattctcaaaaaaagaaaaaagaaaaagccttTCGTTTGGTAACAAAAAGAATgtgtttattattatatgttgtTATCATCCAAATCCAATTGATTATATCACCacgttttttattattattaatgctGAAATTTAAGTACTAATAGATAGGTATATTAGgtatttatataaactttaattaataaatatttaaatatattcaaaGTCTATATACTCCTATCAAAcgaattcaattaaattcagtTATTTAGTTTACAATTTCAATCTAAATTTTGtagttgaattttatatttaccCTCACAGAATTTATAATAGCTGGAAATTTTAAGGCCTATAAACACATGAAGAGAGTCTAGCCTCATCACCATTAAAAGTATTCGACAAAATGTCTGAGATTAAAATAGGgattttcctcccaatttgaATAGTCATGGATTACAATCTATAGATTTGGGAATATATGTGCATTTCTATAatttggttttatgttttatgttgttATTAGCTCTTGAGATCGATGAGGATTGTGAATTTCTAGGTtaacctatcaaaaaaacaaagtgaATTCCTAGGTATTGATGTTGATCCTCTACTCAAATTTTGTTGcttaataatttataatcaaAATGATTGATAATTAAGTAGATagtttagtaaatatttttttcattctaataaaatttaattttccaCATTAgcacaacacaatatttaaaaaataatatatatataatttaattcaaaaaaaaaaaatactcacattaacgaaaaagagagagactctTGTAATCCTATTAGGACTCtctcttatctatatataaaataataggtgaagtagagagaaactcaaattgcaatttcaaattagaactctaattttgtgccacgtgtccaaattgcaattccaaattagaactctaattgtGTGACATGTGTCTAGATTCATGTGAGGATCACACcaatttcaatataaaattagagtataattttgAGCCATGTGTcccaatatatttttctaaatttaggtGTCAAGTGAAGACCACACCATacataaatatacaaatttccTCAAATCACGTGGGAGTCTTTAATGACTCTCTCATCTCTTGGCTTTTcacgtttgttttttttttttttttttttttttttttttttttttttttcacatcaaTCCCAATCACTCTAAAAtcctttcttaatttttgtgccaaaggaattatatatatatatatatatatatatatatatatatatatttataaaatcaaagctgagagaaaatataatttaaattttaaattggataattaattttgcatcatgtatcttatctaaaattttaaatttttgtgcatgcATTAACACCTAACACAAAAGTTAGAAAACCACAATAATCAAGTTCATTCACCTAAGCAAAAACATTTAACTTGCACACTATAAAAATCCCTACCATCCCATTCATTGTTCATATATATAAGCATAAACATACAACCTTCCACAAACATTCAGCCACATGAATGAGGAGAATTAAGTTTTCGTtagattccattttttttagaaaattgcaTCCAGTCATGCCTTTATTGTTTCATCCCCATTAGTGTATATTCTGTAAcatttatcttatatatatgcTTTCGAGTTCAAAAACTGTATTGAGTTACTTTTTATTTGTGGCATGAAGGACTCAAGATCATTTCTTGAAAGAAGAGTTACTGGATTACATAGAGTAAGGAtactaaacaaaaatgatgTCGAAGATTTCACAGACTATACATGGGGATACCAGGTTCATTTCTTATatctatatttgtattttcaatctgtaatgctttatttatccacaaattatattttcatgttATTCTTTCATATCAAGTGCTCACTCAAAGATTGTCATAACCCATTTTTCATCTACAAAGTTTATAACTAATGAGATTATGATCTCGAACTAGCTAACTCCATGCAATAATTTCATGGAGGTTGGGCTATCAGGAGAGAAATTAAATATTCACGCAGAACAAGGTATAAATTCTGCTAATGCTTTGTCATGCTAATTATTCTTGCCTGAACTATTTCTGTATACTTAATCAGCACTAACCTTATCTTCATGGATTGTCTTTATAGACTCAATTTGATGCACCCAAAGGAAATGACCCTGTTGCATTAAACCTTGGTTCTATGGGAAAAGGGGAAGCTTGGGTTAATGGACAAAGTATTGGGCAATATTAGGTCTCATTTCTTACCCTAGAAGGGAGTCCTTCACAAACATGGTATGCCTTAGAACTTATGTTTGGTGCTTTTGTTTGAATACTTAAAATAACAATACAAGCGATTAATTAGTAACAATACACATACAACTATTGTCACTGAGCaataaaatgcaatttttcGTTTGTACT contains:
- the LOC126727153 gene encoding F-box/FBD/LRR-repeat protein At5g56420-like is translated as MDESGLYQSSKKHKLNEEQGIVDGNTKCLENLPEEILRHIISLLPTNDAVRTSILCKRWEYLWTSIPNLGFKIESEAKRTLRMNFVERVLLLHDSSDIKQFTLYCDDLHDGDASRIKAWIFSAIRHNVQELVLDLPIFEEQFSLPRCLFTCVTLTKLQFDMPCVLKLPPTIYFTNLKILTFKNVTFLDDYSTQKLFSGLPVLEEMFLEDCLWVNLTAVSISSPKLHCLVIIDDGENSNDKDGCQVMIFGPGLKTFTYCGPLCNDYCLYNSCSLERVEIEVCYPGWTARQVAYRMYRLLSGLSTIKKLKLSNGAVEVLNSAAELLPHVPMFNNVMHLEFDDCPTYLDRVALSKILEKFPCLNTLEFPKGIDLSVNCKNADGILDPVPPCFLSHLRCIKVCYAEVQDQLPAIKNLLKNAVALDKIVIYSVNHFARDFEKQLVEFPRGSKNCKFIIY